From Candidatus Poribacteria bacterium, the proteins below share one genomic window:
- the bamA gene encoding outer membrane protein assembly factor BamA, which yields MGSRSTRTARPGALAIVFAALLGTGAGYAQEPAVAPGVGEPAQVGEAAPEAPATVVNPLVIADIQVRGSENVDSQIRDLMLAKSYFLTRVGDEISQESLSNDIRRIYADFGPFADVSVDAAPTESGLVVTFVLQELPTVRGDVELVGTKHVSAGKLRKLLTLKDGSRFSEYALWQAMSKALDEYRKEGYYFAKVEPTVDPVEDDRAVRVRLTFTEGERVKVARVEFKGNSILSDKALRDVVKTRRGKRFNDEDFSGDTGAILDAYHEHGALNARVVSAENGYDEDLKGLRVAFQIDEGAQFVFEGYEVAIAESAPAISEQKVRAELRMEPGVIFNKTTYIEDVERVRDLYANRGNILADIVPDVLQDSEAETVRIRLRISEGSTITINQVRIDGLTKTKEYVIRRELARMDLEPGKPLKASNLQKAHQNIIQLGSFIRGLEFVPVSTDDPKAKDLVVQIAENVRTGLFTIGGGYGSESGIFGVAEVGEGNLFGRAYRLNVKGELGARERRVGQIGFGTPWILGTPTSANLQLYSINRRRYLYSYDDYRNSAENSYDDYRQGASLSLSTPISRDITAQATLRDETVRASYLPLSTLEDEEQFVIGARETRSIGVGLSRDTRRYRTSLFDPNGGGEDTVFFEHSGGALGGRNAFRKYTVESSRFFDTWRKLVLALHFRAGHLQDRSGIHPQYLFYERYWLGGIDSVRGYPDFSLLPDRIGSTTINGTNVEVRPGIGGNSMFYANAEYRWRINDQIRTLAFVDAGQVWNEGSGNVLRDLSPHIGVGVGVHLELAAGFLIRLEYGIPLTSVPYYDPETKRVLRRDFQPRLHFSMGPSF from the coding sequence ATGGGATCACGCTCGACGCGAACGGCGCGCCCAGGCGCACTGGCGATTGTCTTTGCGGCGCTCCTTGGCACAGGAGCCGGTTACGCACAGGAACCGGCGGTCGCACCTGGCGTCGGTGAACCCGCTCAGGTGGGCGAGGCAGCGCCCGAAGCTCCCGCGACGGTCGTGAACCCTCTCGTCATCGCCGATATCCAGGTCCGGGGCAGCGAGAACGTCGATAGCCAGATCCGCGACCTGATGCTTGCGAAGTCCTACTTCCTCACCCGCGTCGGCGATGAGATTTCGCAGGAATCCCTCTCCAACGACATCCGGCGCATCTACGCCGACTTCGGTCCGTTCGCCGACGTCTCGGTCGACGCGGCTCCGACCGAGTCCGGGCTGGTCGTCACGTTCGTGCTCCAGGAGCTTCCGACGGTCCGCGGCGATGTCGAGCTGGTCGGAACCAAGCACGTCAGCGCCGGCAAACTCCGCAAGCTGCTGACCCTCAAGGATGGGAGCCGGTTCAGCGAATATGCCCTGTGGCAGGCGATGTCGAAGGCGCTCGACGAGTACCGCAAGGAGGGATACTACTTCGCGAAGGTCGAGCCGACCGTCGACCCCGTTGAGGACGACCGGGCGGTGCGCGTCCGTTTGACGTTCACCGAGGGCGAGCGCGTCAAGGTGGCGCGCGTCGAGTTCAAGGGCAACAGCATCCTGTCCGACAAGGCTCTGCGAGACGTCGTCAAGACGAGGCGGGGCAAGCGGTTCAACGACGAGGATTTCAGCGGAGATACCGGGGCGATCCTCGATGCCTACCATGAGCATGGGGCGCTTAATGCGCGCGTGGTCAGCGCCGAGAACGGCTACGACGAGGACTTGAAGGGGCTGCGTGTCGCCTTCCAGATCGACGAGGGCGCCCAGTTCGTGTTCGAGGGTTACGAGGTCGCCATCGCCGAGAGCGCGCCTGCCATTTCCGAGCAGAAGGTCAGAGCCGAGCTGCGTATGGAGCCCGGCGTGATCTTCAACAAGACGACGTATATCGAAGACGTGGAGCGCGTTCGCGACCTGTACGCGAACCGGGGCAACATCCTCGCCGATATCGTGCCGGACGTGCTGCAGGACTCCGAGGCGGAGACCGTCCGCATCCGCCTGCGGATCAGCGAGGGCAGCACGATCACGATCAACCAGGTGCGCATCGACGGTCTGACCAAGACGAAGGAATACGTCATCCGACGCGAACTGGCGCGGATGGACCTGGAACCGGGTAAGCCGCTCAAGGCGTCGAACCTGCAGAAAGCCCACCAGAACATCATCCAGTTGGGCTCGTTCATTCGCGGGCTCGAGTTCGTGCCCGTGTCGACGGATGACCCGAAAGCCAAAGACCTGGTCGTCCAGATCGCCGAGAACGTCCGAACCGGGCTCTTCACGATCGGGGGCGGCTACGGGTCTGAGAGCGGCATCTTCGGCGTCGCCGAGGTCGGCGAGGGTAACCTGTTCGGGCGCGCCTATCGCCTCAACGTCAAAGGCGAGTTGGGCGCGCGGGAGCGCCGAGTCGGGCAGATCGGCTTCGGCACGCCCTGGATTCTCGGGACGCCCACATCGGCGAACCTGCAGCTCTACAGCATCAACCGGCGGCGCTACCTGTACAGCTACGACGACTATCGGAACTCGGCTGAGAACTCGTACGACGACTACCGCCAAGGGGCTTCGCTGAGTCTCAGCACGCCGATATCCCGCGACATCACCGCCCAAGCCACGCTGCGCGACGAGACGGTTCGCGCCAGCTACCTGCCCCTGAGCACGCTGGAGGACGAGGAGCAGTTCGTCATCGGAGCGCGGGAGACCCGCAGCATCGGCGTCGGCTTGTCGCGAGACACGCGGCGCTACCGCACGAGTCTCTTCGACCCGAACGGCGGCGGCGAAGACACCGTCTTCTTCGAGCATTCGGGCGGAGCCCTGGGCGGCAGGAACGCCTTCCGCAAGTACACCGTCGAAAGCAGTCGGTTCTTCGACACCTGGCGGAAGCTGGTACTCGCGCTGCACTTCCGCGCAGGTCACTTGCAGGATCGCAGCGGCATCCATCCTCAGTACCTGTTCTATGAACGGTACTGGCTGGGAGGGATCGACTCGGTTCGAGGGTACCCCGACTTCAGTCTGTTGCCCGACAGAATCGGTTCGACGACGATCAATGGCACGAACGTCGAAGTGCGACCGGGCATCGGCGGCAACAGCATGTTCTACGCTAATGCCGAATATCGGTGGCGGATCAACGACCAGATACGGACGCTGGCGTTTGTCGATGCCGGGCAAGTCTGGAACGAGGGCTCTGGCAATGTGCTGCGCGACCTGAGTCCCCATATCGGGGTCGGGGTCGGCGTCCACCTCGAACTGGCGGCTGGGTTCCTGATCCGCCTCGAGTACGGAATCCCTTTGACCTCCGTGCCGTATTACGACCCGGAGACGAAGCGCGTCCTTCGGCGGGACTTCCAACCCCGCCTCCACTTCTCGATGGGTCCGTCGTTCTAG